The genomic interval ACCTATTTTTAACATAAAAAAACCTCTATTTATATGATCTTTTGATAGATCATTTTTTTTTATTTGAATATATCCATTAAAAACAGGCATATAAGATGCTATTAAAGTAGAAATAATCATACATAATACAGATGGGATAAATATTTTTTTTATAAGATGAGTTGTGGTTACTTTGTTAGAAATCCATAACATAGTTGTAGTTATATCTCCAATTGGAGACCAAACCCCTCCTGCATTAGCAGATATAATAACTACTCCTAAATAATATAAACGATCTTTATAATTATAAACTATTTTTCTCAAAAGAGAAATCAAAACCATAGTTGCCGTAAGATTATCTATTATAGCAGATAATAAAAAAGAAACTATGCTGATAATCCATAAAAATTTACGTTTTGTATTTGTACAAAATAATTCTTTTAGAGCTTCAAATCCAGAGTATTTTTCAATAATAGCAATGATAGACATAGCTCCAATAAGAAAAAAAACAATTTCAGATGCTTTCCCTAGATGAAATAATAATAGATGTTTAGGATCTTTTTTCAGGATCAAATGTTGATCTAATGCATATTCATAAACAGGAATATTTAAATATATAATTAAAGACCAACAAATAGCAGCCATCAAAATAGATGGAATAACTTTGTTCACAGAAAAAAAATTCTCAAGAGTAATTAATAAATATCCAAAGATAAAAATTAAAATTACCATTGATTTTTATATTGCGCTATTCTATTTTATTATTTAATTCCATTTTGAATAAAATGAATATTTTCCAAGTGTATTTTCTATGCGTAATAGTTGATTATATTTTGAAGTTCGTTCGGAACGACATAAAGAACCTGTTTTTATTTGTTCTATATTAAACGCGACAGAAAGATCCGCTATAAAAGAGTCTTCAGTATCTCCAGAACGATGAGATATAATGTTTTTATACTTATTTTTTTTAGCTACATGAATTGTTTCAATCGTTTCCGTTAGTGTTCCTACTTGGTTTACTTTAATTAAAATAGAATTTGCTACTTTTTTTTCTATTCCTTCATTTAACTTCTTTACTTGTGTAACGAAAAGGTCATCTCCAACTAATTGAATTTTATCTCCTATTTCATGAGTTAATAATCTCCATCCTTCCCAATCATTTTGATCGATGCCATCTTCAATAGATATAATTGGATATTTTTTGACTAAATAAGATAAATAATGAATATGTTCCTCCCTAGATTTTATCAAATCTTTTGTTTTTTTTTCTGATCTTTCGAATTCAGAATAATCATATTGATTATTTTTACAAAACTCAGACGCAGCACAATCTATAGCTATTGCTATTTGATCATAAGGCTCATAATTTGCCATATGTATCGCTTCTAATATATGATCTAAAACATCTTCAATTCCATTAAAATTAGGAGCAAAACCCCCTTCATCACCTACATTTGTGGAAAAACCTTTTTTGGTTAAAATACTTCTTAGTTTATAAAAGACTTTATGGCCCATTTGAAGGGCTTCTGTAAAAGAATTTGCTTTAACAGGAACTATCATAAATTCCTGAAAAACTATAGAAGAAGCATTAGAATGCTTTCCTCCATTTACAATATTTATTAAAGGAATAGGAAGAGAACGGGTATAAACACCTCCTATATATTTATATAGAGGAATGTTTAATTCGTTAGACGCTGCTTTTGCCGTCGCTAACGATATTCCTAAAATAGTATTTGATCCTAATCTTTTTTTATTTTCCGTTCCATCTAATTCCAACATTAATTGATCAACGCAAATTTGATCTAAAACTGATTTTCCAATCAATTCAGGAGCAATAATATCATTTATATTTTGAATTGCTTTTAAAACTCCTTTCCCAAAAAAAATACTTTCTTGATTATCACGTAATTCAAAAGCTTCATGTTTTCCTTTTGATGCTCCAGATGGAATAGAAGCACGTCCTAGTATATTATTTTCTGTTATAACATCTACTTCTACAGTAGGGTTTCCTCTAGAATCTAATATTTGTCTAGCTTGAATATGTTTAATTTTACTCATTGTTCACTTTTTTTTATTTTTTTTCTGCTACGTCTTACAGGTCTAATTTTTTTTTTATAAGTATAAATTTCATTAAAATCCACTAGTTCTATAAGAGAAAGAGGCGCTTGATCTCCTAAACGAAATCCAGTTTTTATTATTCTAGTATATCCACCAGGACGTTCACGTACTTTTTCAAAAGTATCCTTAAATAATTCTGACACTGCAATTTTATCTCTTAAATACGAAAAAATATTCCTTTTCGAATGAGTAGTATTAACTTTCGATTTTGTAATAATAGGTTCTACATATTTTCTTAAAGCCTTAGCTTTGGCTAAAGTAGTAAAAACCCTTTTCTTTTTTATAAGGGAAGAAGCCATATTAGAAAGAAGAGATTGACGATGTCCATATTTTCTTCCTAAATGATTATTCTTATTTCTATGATCCATCAGTAATTTTATCTATGATTCTTTACTATTTCAATTGAAATTCTTCTATATTCATTCCAAAATATAATCCTTTTTCCTTCATTTTACTTTCTAACTCATCTAAAGATTTTTTACCAAAATTTCTCATTTTCAACATATTACTCCTGCTACAAATTACTAAATCCGCTATGGTAGTTATAGAAGCTGATTTTAAGCAATTTTTTGTACGAACAGATAGATCCATATCGTTTAATTTGGACATTAACAATGTTCGCATTCGTATAAATTCTTCATCATATTTTTTGTCTTTATTAATTTCTTCTTGTTTTTTT from Blattabacterium cuenoti carries:
- the nhaD gene encoding sodium:proton antiporter NhaD, which encodes MVILIFIFGYLLITLENFFSVNKVIPSILMAAICWSLIIYLNIPVYEYALDQHLILKKDPKHLLLFHLGKASEIVFFLIGAMSIIAIIEKYSGFEALKELFCTNTKRKFLWIISIVSFLLSAIIDNLTATMVLISLLRKIVYNYKDRLYYLGVVIISANAGGVWSPIGDITTTMLWISNKVTTTHLIKKIFIPSVLCMIISTLIASYMPVFNGYIQIKKNDLSKDHINRGFFMLKIGLFLMLLVPILKTIIGIPPYMGMMFSLGIILFISSKKYRSKSILDDTFKNVDISSILFFLGILLSVSSLESIGKLYSLSHWINETVYTWKITTFLFGLISSIIDNVPLVAATIAMFSYPINHDLWHFIAYTSGIGGSILLIGSAAGVAAMSMEKIDFFWYLKKISWIALIGYVSGFVYLLIYPFFSL
- the eno gene encoding phosphopyruvate hydratase encodes the protein MSKIKHIQARQILDSRGNPTVEVDVITENNILGRASIPSGASKGKHEAFELRDNQESIFFGKGVLKAIQNINDIIAPELIGKSVLDQICVDQLMLELDGTENKKRLGSNTILGISLATAKAASNELNIPLYKYIGGVYTRSLPIPLINIVNGGKHSNASSIVFQEFMIVPVKANSFTEALQMGHKVFYKLRSILTKKGFSTNVGDEGGFAPNFNGIEDVLDHILEAIHMANYEPYDQIAIAIDCAASEFCKNNQYDYSEFERSEKKTKDLIKSREEHIHYLSYLVKKYPIISIEDGIDQNDWEGWRLLTHEIGDKIQLVGDDLFVTQVKKLNEGIEKKVANSILIKVNQVGTLTETIETIHVAKKNKYKNIISHRSGDTEDSFIADLSVAFNIEQIKTGSLCRSERTSKYNQLLRIENTLGKYSFYSKWN
- the rplQ gene encoding 50S ribosomal protein L17, which translates into the protein MDHRNKNNHLGRKYGHRQSLLSNMASSLIKKKRVFTTLAKAKALRKYVEPIITKSKVNTTHSKRNIFSYLRDKIAVSELFKDTFEKVRERPGGYTRIIKTGFRLGDQAPLSLIELVDFNEIYTYKKKIRPVRRSRKKIKKSEQ